In Musa acuminata AAA Group cultivar baxijiao chromosome BXJ3-9, Cavendish_Baxijiao_AAA, whole genome shotgun sequence, a single genomic region encodes these proteins:
- the LOC135648708 gene encoding nuclear transport factor 2B-like — MQMLPLRTATSTTGGARMDKDQGKREMEEQLEMVTKAFVDHYYNLFDTNRAALACLYDQTSMLSFEGQKILGADEISRKLSQLPFEQCNHSISTVDCQPSPFVGGILVFVTGNLQLAGEEHQLRFSQMFQLIPTQQASFFVQNDIFRLNYC, encoded by the exons ATGCAAATGCTACCTCTTCGCACTGCAACTTCGACCACAGGTGGAGCGAGGATGGACAAGGATCAAGGGAAGAGGGAAATGGAAGAGCAGCTCGAGATGGTGACCAAGGCCTTTGTGGATCACTACTACAACCTCTTCGACACCAACCGTGCCGCGCTCGCATGCCTCTACGACCAGACCTCCATGCTCTCCTTCGAGGGGCAGAAGATCCTGGGCGCCGACGAGATCAGTCGGAAGCTCTCGCAGTTGCCGTTCGAGCAGTGCAACCACTCCATCTCCACCGTCGACTGCCAGCCGTCGCCGTTCGTCGGCGGCATCCTCGTCTTTGTAACTGGTAACCTCCAGCTCGCCGGAGAGGAGCACCAGCTCAGGTTCAGCCAG ATGTTCCAGCTGATCCCGACACAGCAGGCGAGCTTCTTCGTGCAGAATGACATATTTCGCCTCAACTATTGTTGA
- the LOC135648707 gene encoding isocitrate lyase has translation MASSFSVPSMIMAEEGRFEEEVAEVQAWWNTERFKLTRRPYTARDVVSLRGTLRQSYASNELAKKLWSTLKTHQANGTASRTFGALDPVQVTMMAKYLDTIYVSGWQCSSTHTTSNEPGPDLADYPYDTVPNKVEHLFFAQQFHDRKQREARMSMSREERARTPYVDYFKPIIADGDTGFGGATATVKLCKLFVERGAAGVHIEDQSSVTKKCGHMAGKVLVSVGEHINRLVAARLQFDIMGVETVLIARTDAVAANLIQTNVDSRDHQFILGCTNPHLKGRSLAGALAEAMAVGKNGPELQAIEDEWLSMAKLKTFSECVEDAINSLNIREDEKRQRLDEWANRSGYDKCLSYEQGKDVAERLGLENLFWDWDLPRTRDGFYRFKGSVMAAVVRGWAFAPHTDLIWMETSSPDLVECTRFAEGVKSNHPETMLAYNLSPSFNWDASGMADDQMRDFIPRIAKLGFCWQFITLAGFHADALVVDTFARDFARRGMLAYVERIQRQERNNGVDTLAHQRWSGASYYDKVLKTVQGGITSTAAMGKGVTEEQFQETWTKNGVLSMSDANGIVLAKSRM, from the exons ATGGCTTCATCCTTTTCAGTGCCTTCAATG ATAATGGCGGAAGAAGGCAGATTTGAAGAGGAAGTTGCCGAGGTGCAAGCATGGTGGAACACCGAGAGGTTCAAGCTTACCCGCCGCCCTTACACTGCTCGCGATGTCGTCTCCCTCCGTGGCACCCTCCGCCAAAGCTATGCCTCTAACGAGCTCGCAAAGAAACTTTGGAGCACTCTCAAGACCCACCAAGCCAACGGCACCGCCTCACGGACCTTCGGCGCTCTTGACCCAGTCCAAGTCACCATGATGGCCAAGTACCTCGACACCATCTACGTCTCCGGCTGGCAGTGCTCCTCCACCCACACCACCAGCAACGAGCCCGGCCCTGACCTTGCCGACTACCCTTACGACACCGTCCCGAACAAGGTCGAACACCTCTTCTTCGCGCAACAGTTCCATGACCGCAAGCAGCGAGAGGCTCGAATGAGCATGAGCCGCGAGGAACGGGCACGCACCCCTTACGTCGACTACTTCAAGCCTATCATCGCCGACGGTGACACGggctttggcggtgccaccgctaccgTGAAGCTCTGCAAGCTATTCGTCGAGCGGGGCGCGGCCGGAGTTCACATCGAAGACCAGTCATCGGTCACCAAGAAGTGTGGTCACATGGCCGGAAAAGTCCTTGTATCGGTCGGCGAACACATTAACCGGCTCGTGGCGGCGCGACTGCAGTTCGACATCATGGGCGTCGAAACCGTCTTGATCGCGAGAACTGATGCAGTTGCTGCCAATTTGATCCAAACCAACGTGGATTCCAGGGACCACCAGTTCATTCTTGGTTGCACCAACCCACATCTCAAAGGGAGGAGTTTGGCCGGTGCGTTAGCTGAGGCGATGGCAGTCGGAAAGAATGGCCCTGAGCTTCAGGCCATCGAGGACGAGTGGCTGTCGATGGCCAAACTAAAGACCTTCTCCGAGTGCGTCGAGGACGCAATCAACAGCCTCAACATCCGCGAAGACGAGAAGCGCCAAAGACTCGACGAATGGGCGAATCGCTCGGGTTATGATAAGTGCCTGTCCTATGAGCAAGGGAAGGACGTAGCTGAGAGGCTCGGCCTTGAGAACCTCTTCTGGGACTGGGACTTGCCCAGGACCAGAGACGGCTTCTACAGGTTCAAAGGCTCAGTCATGGCGGCGGTTGTCAGGGGCTGGGCTTTCGCACCCCACACCGACCTGATATGGATGGAGACGTCGAGCCCCGACTTGGTTGAATGCACCAGGTTCGCCGAGGGAGTGAAGTCGAACCACCCGGAGACGATGCTGGCCTACAACCTCTCGCCGTCGTTCAACTGGGACGCATCGGGCATGGCCGATGACCAGATGAGGGACTTCATTCCTCGGATCGCGAAGCTGGGCTTCTGCTGGCAGTTCATAACACTGGCCGGGTTCCATGCTGATGCACTGGTGGTGGATACCTTTGCCAGGGACTTCGCCAGGAGGGGGATGTTGGCCTATGTGGAGAGGATTCAGAGGCAGGAGAGGAACAACGGGGTGGACACTTTGGCTCACCAGAGATGGTCCGGTGCTAGTTACTACGACAAGGTGCTGAAGACCGTGCAGGGTGGGATCACCTCCACCGCAGCCATGGGCAAAG GAGTCACCGAGGAACAATTCCAAGAAACATGGACTAAAAATGGAGTCTTGAGCATGTCTGATGCCAATGGCATTGTGCTGGCCAAGTCTAGAATGTAG
- the LOC103997676 gene encoding protein translation factor SUI1 homolog 2, translated as MSDLDVHIPTAFDPFADANAEDSGAGAKEYVHIRIQQRNGRKSLTTVQGLKKEFSYNKILKDLKKEFCCNGTVVQDPELGQVIQLQGDQRKNVSSFLVQAGIIKKEHIKIHGF; from the exons ATGTCTGATCTTGACGTCCATATTCCAACTGCATTTG ATCCTTTTGCTGATGCAAATGCTGAGGACTCTGGTGCTGGTGCAAAGGAGTATGTTCATATCCGCATCCAACAACGAAATGGCAGAAAGAGTCTGACAACTGTGCAGGGGCTAAAGAAAGAGTTTAGTTATAACAAGATCTTGAAGGACCTAAAAAAGGAATTCTGCTGTAATGGTACTGTGGTCCAGGACCCTGAATTGGGCCAG GTTATTCAACTCCAAGGTGATCAGCGTAAGAACGTCTCCAGTTTCCTGGTTCAG GCGGGTATCATCAAGAAGGAGCATATCAAAATTCACGGGTTCTGA